The following nucleotide sequence is from Rhodothermales bacterium.
TCGATGCGGATAGCAAGGTCCACGGGATGGCCAACCTCCACGTGACGGGCGCTTCGGTCTTCGTGACGGCCGGCGCGCCGAATCCCACCCTCACCCTCGTGGCGCTGGCCCTCCGGTTGTCGGATCGGCTCAAGGCGATCGTCTGATCCGGCTACTGGACGTTTTCGGCCACCGGATCCGGAATGGCCGAGGCATCCCCGACGACGCCGCGCGCGATGTATTGCATGATGAGCTGCGCATGGTGCCGGCCGTTTTCGATGAACCAGCGGCTCGTGCGCAGCCCGCCACAGACGGTGCCCGCCATGAACAGGCCTTTTCGCTCCGTTTCGAACGTGTTGGGGTCGTGGATGGGCGTCCGGTGTTCGTCGCCAGCGATCGTGACGCCGAGGGATTCGAGGAAACGGTAGTCGGGCCGGTAGCCCGTCATCGCGAGGACCCAGTCGTTTTCGAGCGTCGTGATCCCTTCCGGCGTCTGGAGCGTGATCGTTTTTTCGGCGATGGATTCGACGCGGCTGTTGAAGTACGCGGCGATGGCCCCCTCCTTGATCCGGTTCTCGAGGTCCGGCTTGATCCAGTATTTGATCTTGTCCGACACCTGGCTGTCGCGCACGACGAGGGTCACCCGCGCGCCGGCGCGATGGCACTGCAGCGCCGCCTTGGCCGCCGAGTTTTTGGCGCCGATCACGGCGACATGCTGCTGCGAATACGGATACGGCTCCCGGAAATAGTGCGTGACTTTGGGCAGCGTCTCGCCCGGGACGTTCAGGGCGTTCGGGATGTCGTAGAACCCGGTGACGATGACCACGTTGCGGCAGGCGTAGCGCCCTTTGTCGGTCGCGACGGTAAAATGCCCGGCGCGGCCCTCCAGCCCGGTCACCCGCTCGTAGAGTTTGATGGACAGGTTTTCGACGTCCGCGATGCGGCGATAGTAGTCGATGCCTTCCTCGCGGGTCGGTTTGATCCCGCGCGTGGTGAACGGGTGGTCGCCGATTTCGAGCAGTTCGGGGGTGGAGAAAAACTCCATGTTGGTGGGATAATCCAGCAACGAGTTGACGAGCGCGCCTTTTTCGATGAGCAGGCTGGAAAGCCCCTCGCGCCGGGCGCTGATGCCGCAGGCGAGTCCGACAGGGCCGGCTCCGATGATGATGACGTCGTACATGCCGGTAGGGGTCTGGTGGTTCAGCGGATGGCCCGTTTCTTAAAAAAGAACTCGCGCAGCAGGGCGGCGGCCGCGTCGCGTTCGACGCCGGAGACGACGTCGACCTGGTGGTTGAGCCGGGGATCCTGGAGGATGTTGTAGAGGGTGGAGGCGCTGCCGGCTTTTTCGTCGAAGGCGCCGAATACCACGCGGGGCACTTTGGCCCAGACGATCGCGCCGGCGCACATCGGGCAGGGCTCGAGGGTCACGTAGAGCGTGCAGCCGGCGAGGTATTTCTGGCCGATCGTTTCACACGCGGCCGTCAGCGCGATCATTTCGGCATGCGCGGTGGGGTCCTTGAGTTGCTCGACCATGTTGCGCCCGCGGCCGATGATCTGTCCGTTCCGCACGATGACGGCGCCGACGGGCACCTCGTCGGCCTCGAACGCGTGTTGCGCTTCGGCCAGGGCCATCTTCATCCAGCGG
It contains:
- a CDS encoding YpdA family putative bacillithiol disulfide reductase, with amino-acid sequence MYDVIIIGAGPVGLACGISARREGLSSLLIEKGALVNSLLDYPTNMEFFSTPELLEIGDHPFTTRGIKPTREEGIDYYRRIADVENLSIKLYERVTGLEGRAGHFTVATDKGRYACRNVVIVTGFYDIPNALNVPGETLPKVTHYFREPYPYSQQHVAVIGAKNSAAKAALQCHRAGARVTLVVRDSQVSDKIKYWIKPDLENRIKEGAIAAYFNSRVESIAEKTITLQTPEGITTLENDWVLAMTGYRPDYRFLESLGVTIAGDEHRTPIHDPNTFETERKGLFMAGTVCGGLRTSRWFIENGRHHAQLIMQYIARGVVGDASAIPDPVAENVQ
- the tadA gene encoding tRNA adenosine(34) deaminase TadA, translated to MSLSLLLEPDRRWMKMALAEAQHAFEADEVPVGAVIVRNGQIIGRGRNMVEQLKDPTAHAEMIALTAACETIGQKYLAGCTLYVTLEPCPMCAGAIVWAKVPRVVFGAFDEKAGSASTLYNILQDPRLNHQVDVVSGVERDAAAALLREFFFKKRAIR